One stretch of Myxocyprinus asiaticus isolate MX2 ecotype Aquarium Trade chromosome 23, UBuf_Myxa_2, whole genome shotgun sequence DNA includes these proteins:
- the LOC127414299 gene encoding 40S ribosomal protein S24-like isoform X2, producing MNDSITVRTRKFMTNRLLQRKQMVVDVLHPGKATVPKTEIREKLAKMYKTTPDVVFVFGFKTQFGGGKTTGFAMVYDSLDYAKKNEPKYRLQRHGLYEKKKTSRKQRKERKNRMKKVRGIKKASVGAAGKK from the exons ATG AACGACTCCATCACTGTCAGGACCCGAAAATTTATGACAAACCGACTGCTTCAGAGGAAGCAAATG GTTGTCGATGTCCTGCATCCAGGCAAAGCAACTGTCCCAAAGACGGAGATCAGGGAAAAGCTTGCCAAAATGTACAAAACCACCCCAGATGTGGTGTTCGTCTTCGGCTTCAAAACTCAGTTTGGTGGTGGCAAGACAACAGGCTTTGCCATGGTCTACGACTCATTGGACTATGCTAAGAAGAATGAGCCCAAATATAGGCTGCAAAGG CATGGCCTGTATGAGAAGAAAAAGACATCTAGAAAACAGCGCAAGGAACGCAAGAACAGAATGAAGAAAGTTAGAGGAATCAAGAAAGCCAGTGTTGGTGCTGCTGGCAAAAag TAA
- the LOC127414299 gene encoding 40S ribosomal protein S24-like isoform X1: MNDSITVRTRKFMTNRLLQRKQMVVDVLHPGKATVPKTEIREKLAKMYKTTPDVVFVFGFKTQFGGGKTTGFAMVYDSLDYAKKNEPKYRLQRHGLYEKKKTSRKQRKERKNRMKKVRGIKKASVGAAGKKK, encoded by the exons ATG AACGACTCCATCACTGTCAGGACCCGAAAATTTATGACAAACCGACTGCTTCAGAGGAAGCAAATG GTTGTCGATGTCCTGCATCCAGGCAAAGCAACTGTCCCAAAGACGGAGATCAGGGAAAAGCTTGCCAAAATGTACAAAACCACCCCAGATGTGGTGTTCGTCTTCGGCTTCAAAACTCAGTTTGGTGGTGGCAAGACAACAGGCTTTGCCATGGTCTACGACTCATTGGACTATGCTAAGAAGAATGAGCCCAAATATAGGCTGCAAAGG CATGGCCTGTATGAGAAGAAAAAGACATCTAGAAAACAGCGCAAGGAACGCAAGAACAGAATGAAGAAAGTTAGAGGAATCAAGAAAGCCAGTGTTGGTGCTGCTGGCAAAAag AAGTGA